One genomic region from Dermacentor variabilis isolate Ectoservices chromosome 6, ASM5094787v1, whole genome shotgun sequence encodes:
- the LOC142584651 gene encoding uncharacterized protein LOC142584651, which translates to MCAVLNLPPPPTKFASYNARLLCASTTAVSNSMAKAAEELKKEAFASDGELETAVTVDGTWMKRGYSSLHGVVAAISADTGKVLDFEVESKFCHMCARNLHTDDNLNECKVTYDGPSGGMESAGAVKIFGRSVEKHQLMYTSYIGDGDSKAYISVRDSHPYEKAIEKHECVAHVQKRMGTRLRNIKKNEKGKKLADGLPLSGKGRLTEKDIDSLQVYYGKAIRGNTDSLDNMRRAVWAIYFHKLSTDTKSHHGLCPKGPFSWCGYNRSLVEGSLETYSHKSYLPEAVMDVIKPVFKALSDPGLLSKRLYGRTQNTNESLNQLIWCRCAKTTFVSADTLRTAANDAVAYYNDGNSARKAVLEGLGIVPGVFCDVALDRMDKERVDRAELYDSAESKETRRVKRNSKKGFGDTCKNVSRKMYSPGAF; encoded by the coding sequence ATGTGTGCTGTGCTCAATCTACCGCCACCGCCAACAAAGTTTGCATCATACAACGCGAGGCTTCTTTGTGCATCTACGACCGCTGTGAGTAATAGTATGGCAAAAGCTGCCGAAGAACTGAAGAAAGAGGCCTTCGCTTCTGATGGAGAGCTGGAAACTGCGGTCACAGTGGATGGGACGTGGATGAAGCGGGGTTATTCTTCACTACATGGCGTCGTAGCAGCGATATCGGCCGACACTGGAAAAGTGCTCGACTTTGAAGTAGAGTCCAAGTTTTGCCACATGtgtgcccgcaatcttcacacagatgACAACTTGAATGAATGTAAAGTTACCTACGATGGGCCATCTGGTGGAATGGAATCTGCTGGAGCAGTAAAAATCTTTGGGCGCTCTGTTGAAAAGCACCAACTAATGTACACAAGTTACATTGGTGATGGAGACAGTAAGGCGTACATTTCGGTAAGAGACTCGCATCCATACGAGAAGGCCATAGAAAAACATGAATGTGTAGCACATGTCCAGAAGCGAATGGGCACAAGGCTCAGGAACATCAAGAAGAATGAGAAGGGGAAAAAGCTTGCCGATGGTCTACCACTTTCCGGGAAAGGGCGCCTCACAGAAAAGGACATTGACTCCCTTCAGGTTTACTATGGCAAAGCTATTCGGGGAAATACAGACAGTCTGGATAATATGAGACGAGCGGTGTGGGCAATATACTTTCATAAGTTATCCACAGATACCAAGTCCCACCATGGACTCTGCCCAAAGGGACCCTTTTCATGGTGTGGGTATAACCGCAGCCTTGTTGAGGGAAGCCTTGAGACCTACTCCCACAAAAGCTACCTTCCTGAGGCCGTGATGGACGTCATCAAGCCAGTGTTCAAGGCGTTGTCAGATCCAGGTCTTCTGAGCAAACGTCTTTACGGACGAACACAGAACACCAATGAGTCGCTGAACCAACTCATCTGGTGTCGTTGCGCTAAGACAACATTTGTCAGTGCTGACACCTTGAGGACAGCAGCTAACGATGCTGTAGCCTACTACAATGATGGTAACTCTGCAAGAAAAGCTGTTCTAGAGGGTCTTGGAATTGTTCCAGGTGTGTTTTGTGATGTTGCCCTCGACAGAATGGACAAAGAGCGCGTTGACAGGGCAGAATTGTATGACTCTGCCGAGAGCAAGGAAACACGACGGGTAAAAAGGAACTCTAAGAAGGGTTTTGGAGACACCTGCAAGAATGTCAGCCGTAAAATGTATTCTCCTGGGGCATTTTGA